In a single window of the Pseudanabaena sp. BC1403 genome:
- a CDS encoding phosphate ABC transporter substrate-binding protein has translation MSQGKETTVLVLSMLVTAGIAGGGYWFFSQQKSAVVPATTATPDSSAQPTPPVLTSTNLNLDTSLPNPSILGIDGSTAMVALIKALRNDFSQVNPNIPSAYGVPDGNPTGSNQGLKNLIDGSIAIAATSRPLKAAEAQAGIQLVPIAKDAIALVVGINNPFKGNLTKDQVRDIYLGKITNWSQVGGANQPIRVINRAITSGTREAFQDIVLLGQGFAPDSPNFITWKQDETTAILRDIGDNGISYATVSQVEKQEIVRIIAIDGVLPTDVSAVKAGKYPISRSLFLGVKKITSPVTKQFIEFALSPQGQQIVQRLGFISVN, from the coding sequence ATGTCACAGGGTAAAGAAACTACAGTTTTAGTATTGTCGATGCTAGTTACAGCAGGGATTGCTGGCGGAGGCTACTGGTTTTTTTCACAACAAAAATCGGCAGTAGTACCAGCTACCACGGCAACACCAGATTCATCAGCACAACCAACCCCGCCCGTACTAACGTCAACAAACTTAAACCTTGATACATCTCTGCCCAATCCTAGTATTTTGGGAATAGATGGCAGTACGGCGATGGTTGCTCTAATTAAAGCTCTGCGTAATGACTTTAGCCAAGTTAATCCAAACATACCGAGCGCCTATGGAGTTCCAGATGGTAATCCAACTGGTTCAAATCAGGGATTGAAAAATCTCATTGATGGTAGTATCGCGATCGCGGCGACTTCTCGCCCGCTCAAAGCTGCCGAAGCCCAAGCAGGTATACAATTAGTGCCGATCGCTAAAGATGCGATCGCCTTAGTAGTTGGCATTAATAATCCCTTTAAAGGTAATTTAACTAAGGATCAAGTACGCGATATCTATCTGGGTAAAATTACTAACTGGTCACAGGTTGGCGGGGCAAATCAACCAATTAGAGTGATCAATCGCGCCATCACAAGCGGAACTAGAGAAGCTTTTCAAGATATTGTTTTACTCGGTCAAGGGTTCGCGCCAGATAGTCCTAACTTCATTACATGGAAACAAGACGAAACAACAGCAATTTTGCGTGATATAGGCGATAACGGGATCAGTTATGCCACAGTTTCACAGGTAGAGAAGCAAGAAATTGTGAGAATTATTGCGATCGATGGAGTTCTGCCTACGGACGTTAGTGCGGTCAAAGCTGGCAAATATCCAATTAGTCGCAGTCTATTTTTAGGTGTGAAAAAGATCACCAGTCCTGTCACGAAGCAGTTTATTGAGTTTGCGCTCTCACCTCAAGGGCAACAAATTGTCCAAAGGCTAGGATTTATTTCTGTGAATTAG
- a CDS encoding response regulator — translation MSENFLIIDDSAIQRHLLSSFLKDFGHTVDFCESTIGALDKIINNSYTAIFLDIVLPEQDGYKFLRELRSQHQIADQYVILCSTKSSRLEIDYGLKRAKANDYLPKPVSRESLTEVLNKLPQRVK, via the coding sequence ATGAGCGAGAATTTTTTAATAATTGATGATTCGGCAATCCAGAGGCATTTGTTAAGTTCTTTCTTAAAGGATTTTGGACATACAGTAGATTTCTGCGAATCGACTATAGGCGCTTTGGATAAAATCATCAACAATTCCTACACAGCAATTTTCTTGGATATTGTGTTGCCAGAACAAGATGGGTACAAGTTTTTGAGAGAACTGCGATCGCAACACCAAATTGCCGATCAGTACGTGATACTATGCTCCACCAAAAGCTCAAGGCTGGAAATTGACTATGGGCTAAAACGCGCTAAAGCGAATGACTATTTGCCAAAACCCGTTAGTCGCGAGTCTTTAACTGAAGTTTTAAATAAGTTACCACAACGAGTGAAATGA
- a CDS encoding methyl-accepting chemotaxis protein: protein MASTSKKNRATSVSKSNQASPKRSPKSQNVPKPNKPRGSMGLGLLLIAIGTSLIGLGGLGYWFYQELLSSTRREVDTSAEVKTRQIEAKLSDVRQAVDEVATGAKILSQMQPKNKGSEPYQSLIVDGLQSKKSIAGMGIASNGNLLFAPAKPIIPYVWKEQSGLKTETSGRKLAAPNDKLLSGDRPDIQKAPFYEDTLKGNASWSQPYTALGKTIITYSAPISDGQKVVGIVNADAIASEILSLIDTASYQEPTYESKFGFLVASSTGQVITSSSKFQTTQTQNPAITQTIVSLAQQAKTEPSGIVQTGGYLWAYRKIQGSNLLFVAQLSETEITNKLMLPFGVAAVSISAILAIAILLFVNSLKKRLKPLTEECDRYLSQQGNSGVNIAGKDEIDHLSLSIKNTFQQVKSNEIRLRSGLSQPLSSDDDISAAAQIQQNFAETELMEAEVGNLLDVVSSMEEGDLTIEAQVNDRATGLVADTLNRLREKLVEIISSVLGTAKQVAQGASDLEELAKTVVLNTAEQAQSIAQGQALTEQVAAIAERSSAQVNVANQSLQEVRDTVASGQIAIIALTDSISVLQTGSAQIVQRMKTLGEFVGLAEQFVQDQGQIASLTQVLALNATLVAARAAEQKDPKQFASVAREFESIAGQVNDLATQTNDGLTVLQQRTSQIQTVVTAIDAEVQNLSGLVSGFTTGVESSQSAFNSIQMATEEVVQIGQTITESSSEIAEAAGSTASYMSEIAQLADRTADLTRSARQQAEAMGDQAQQLLQGIQFFRLPETSGPLISDTSVNSLFDSSTESRNIGTNKNLGAIAPAIAVAASATAVSFSQSAQALPNENATADYEDNTATDSRYLENLLDDGVSNDLIEDNIAESLQEQSFDSVSENFMSGDVTDHQNQDSAAYSNLTDISLIEESLLADLKQEIYDDSLLEEESSLEDTEPTLKNQMEGVNEFSIVEASSDPLIVSATSSFLEDTAFGTVTPLAEDENLNLPTFVDFSIPDLDDDDFIIPKMDIESTLDDSNSFFDNINSIKSPEVNQAVDSFDPFAMDDQTVFQPTVDVDDSAIANSGSIFELSESDISFSASNPDNISESSEFNEFGDYEQFASSDVINESLDGSLDGSLEITSNEDFGNSFDISFDESPFDTGLNEALNYSLDESFAVAEDVEATLPEATLPEATDDELNYELLGQDPNDVFDLDQLEQPVDVYSNNLENQENLFESPAQIPDIYLDESSDDEFIEEFNFEIDDVPLTSYTNSVEPDNFFDPMPNQVSEGLGEEIAGAFNDQVNDYDDYAIASELEIQSSSIDLSKQQSTEFTFEINESLSMESPDLAELDDFAESSSNGLFDDSPINESEGLINPFDTFANIQGDESFVQEAQGISSPDLPDEQFEDLSSLFNVIEEDAVADLGDQYDQFGLDQNETDSLVEQANELESIWQTDSSGSDESDLSAIFHASASPANEQVSEAFDFSTNLQEEDSFSSEIDLQESPVLDLSDQQLVEIPDELSEDFSFEIEEDLPTQQMDAAYTTFSTEAEDISASALTESELAFPSFTEAEDISASALTESELAFPSLIDESENIEEEFIGSETDDAIASVFGEISNIQEDLTEGQSSFASDSFSSTFDLPDLSNMEENDDALMNEMFDFGISNEADDFGAPINSLEEESPITFDELILNESEADLSSVFSDNLEQGTELSLSYQEFISNSEDNVDLDENTSTFAALTGGLESEDESIKFSELMDAENFADNALVLEDSIVFEAISDGANDLDVESSGDSLGFSISEASSFGIDSVNSESMPDLSLDLSDSWLDAVTEDRDVNRAKFTDSDDDLSIGYPDEDEVSAASDGDIYGFADNLLESLMDESDEEFDNLSMDLPDLQTLPHLPNLNNDSLETEDSNIELESEHEFDFSAFDLPIEDSINTARAEIDDFLSGNLDIEEEKIEKKIPPKKVEPDNLGSV from the coding sequence ATGGCAAGCACATCTAAGAAAAACCGAGCGACTTCTGTAAGCAAGAGCAATCAGGCATCTCCCAAAAGATCGCCCAAGTCGCAGAATGTCCCCAAGCCTAATAAACCTAGAGGCTCAATGGGGCTGGGATTGCTGCTGATTGCGATCGGCACATCGCTGATTGGCTTAGGTGGCTTAGGATATTGGTTTTATCAAGAATTACTAAGTAGCACTCGTAGAGAAGTTGATACATCGGCAGAAGTGAAGACTCGTCAAATCGAGGCTAAGCTCTCAGATGTACGTCAAGCGGTTGATGAGGTTGCAACTGGGGCAAAAATCTTATCTCAGATGCAGCCCAAAAACAAGGGTTCTGAGCCCTACCAAAGTTTGATTGTAGATGGATTACAGAGTAAAAAATCCATAGCGGGCATGGGAATCGCCTCAAACGGTAATTTACTATTTGCCCCAGCCAAACCAATTATCCCCTATGTTTGGAAAGAGCAGTCTGGCTTAAAGACTGAAACATCTGGGCGAAAGCTGGCTGCGCCCAATGATAAATTGTTGTCTGGAGATCGCCCTGACATTCAAAAAGCGCCATTTTATGAAGATACGCTCAAGGGAAATGCATCTTGGTCCCAGCCATATACTGCATTGGGCAAGACGATTATCACCTACAGTGCTCCCATCAGCGATGGTCAGAAAGTTGTGGGGATTGTCAATGCTGATGCGATCGCGAGTGAGATTTTGTCATTGATCGACACAGCTTCCTATCAAGAGCCTACTTATGAAAGCAAATTTGGTTTTTTGGTGGCTAGCAGTACTGGTCAAGTAATTACCTCCTCTTCCAAGTTTCAGACAACGCAAACCCAAAATCCTGCGATCACACAGACTATCGTTAGTCTTGCTCAACAAGCTAAAACCGAACCATCAGGAATTGTCCAAACTGGAGGCTATCTCTGGGCATACCGCAAAATCCAAGGTAGCAATTTGCTCTTTGTAGCACAGTTGTCTGAGACAGAAATCACCAATAAGCTAATGCTTCCATTCGGGGTTGCGGCTGTTAGCATCAGTGCAATTTTGGCGATCGCCATATTATTATTTGTCAACTCTCTCAAAAAGCGGCTTAAGCCACTTACCGAAGAATGCGATCGCTACTTGAGTCAACAAGGAAATTCAGGCGTAAATATTGCTGGTAAAGATGAAATTGATCATCTTAGCCTCTCGATTAAAAATACCTTCCAACAAGTAAAAAGCAATGAAATCCGCTTGCGTAGTGGATTAAGCCAACCATTGTCATCTGATGATGACATATCGGCAGCTGCACAGATTCAGCAAAATTTTGCAGAAACAGAGTTAATGGAGGCTGAGGTAGGCAACCTATTAGATGTTGTCTCATCAATGGAAGAGGGGGATCTCACTATTGAGGCACAAGTAAATGATCGCGCTACAGGGCTAGTCGCCGATACCCTCAACCGTCTACGCGAAAAACTCGTAGAGATTATCTCCAGCGTCTTAGGTACAGCTAAACAGGTAGCACAGGGAGCTTCAGATCTTGAAGAATTAGCCAAAACCGTGGTGCTAAATACCGCTGAGCAAGCCCAGTCAATTGCCCAAGGACAAGCCCTTACAGAACAGGTCGCGGCAATCGCAGAGAGATCTTCAGCGCAGGTCAATGTTGCTAACCAATCACTTCAAGAAGTACGCGACACAGTTGCTTCTGGGCAAATAGCGATTATCGCCCTAACTGATAGTATTAGCGTCTTACAGACAGGTTCAGCCCAAATCGTGCAACGCATGAAAACATTGGGCGAATTCGTTGGTCTCGCAGAACAATTTGTACAAGATCAAGGTCAAATTGCTTCTTTAACTCAAGTTCTGGCTCTCAATGCCACCCTTGTAGCTGCCCGCGCTGCTGAACAAAAAGATCCTAAACAATTTGCTAGTGTAGCCCGTGAATTTGAGTCAATCGCAGGTCAAGTTAATGATTTGGCAACTCAAACCAATGACGGTTTGACGGTGCTACAGCAACGTACATCCCAAATCCAAACTGTGGTAACAGCGATCGATGCTGAAGTTCAGAATCTAAGTGGACTGGTCTCAGGCTTTACAACTGGTGTAGAGTCCTCACAATCTGCCTTCAATAGCATTCAAATGGCTACCGAAGAAGTTGTGCAAATTGGACAAACTATTACTGAGTCTAGTAGCGAAATTGCTGAAGCGGCAGGTTCTACAGCAAGTTATATGAGCGAAATTGCGCAGTTAGCAGATCGCACTGCCGACCTAACTCGATCTGCTCGACAACAAGCTGAAGCGATGGGAGATCAAGCACAGCAACTATTACAAGGCATTCAGTTCTTCCGCCTCCCTGAAACATCTGGACCACTAATCTCTGATACATCTGTCAACAGTTTGTTCGATTCCTCAACAGAATCGAGAAATATTGGGACTAACAAGAATTTAGGTGCAATTGCACCTGCGATCGCTGTAGCCGCATCGGCAACGGCAGTTAGCTTTTCGCAATCAGCGCAGGCTTTGCCAAATGAAAATGCAACGGCTGACTACGAAGATAACACTGCTACCGATAGTAGATATCTTGAAAATTTACTTGACGATGGTGTTAGCAATGACCTAATCGAAGATAATATTGCCGAATCACTGCAAGAACAAAGTTTTGATTCCGTTTCAGAAAATTTCATGTCAGGAGATGTTACCGATCATCAAAATCAAGATTCAGCAGCATATTCTAATCTCACAGACATCTCTCTAATCGAAGAATCACTCCTTGCAGACCTCAAACAAGAAATCTATGATGATAGTTTACTTGAAGAAGAGTCTTCACTAGAGGATACTGAGCCAACTCTAAAAAATCAGATGGAGGGAGTGAACGAGTTTTCGATCGTTGAAGCTTCAAGTGATCCTTTAATTGTTTCTGCAACCTCTTCATTTTTAGAAGACACTGCTTTTGGTACTGTGACCCCACTTGCTGAAGATGAAAATCTGAACTTGCCAACTTTTGTTGATTTTTCTATTCCAGACTTGGATGACGATGACTTCATAATCCCAAAAATGGATATAGAATCTACGCTTGATGATTCCAATTCATTCTTTGACAACATTAATTCAATAAAATCTCCTGAAGTTAATCAAGCTGTGGATAGCTTTGATCCATTTGCGATGGACGATCAAACAGTATTTCAACCAACAGTGGATGTCGATGATTCTGCGATCGCAAATAGTGGCAGTATATTTGAATTAAGTGAATCTGATATAAGTTTCTCAGCAAGCAATCCTGACAACATTTCTGAGAGTTCTGAATTCAACGAGTTTGGAGATTACGAGCAATTTGCATCTAGCGATGTGATTAATGAATCTTTAGATGGCTCTTTAGATGGCTCTTTAGAAATAACTTCCAATGAGGATTTTGGTAATTCTTTTGACATATCTTTTGATGAGTCCCCATTTGATACAGGCTTGAATGAAGCTCTTAATTATTCTCTAGACGAGTCCTTTGCTGTTGCTGAAGATGTTGAGGCTACTCTCCCAGAGGCTACTCTCCCAGAGGCTACTGATGATGAATTGAACTACGAACTACTTGGACAAGATCCTAACGATGTATTTGACTTAGATCAATTAGAGCAACCAGTTGATGTTTATTCTAATAATCTTGAAAATCAAGAGAACTTATTTGAGTCACCTGCTCAAATCCCCGATATTTATCTTGATGAATCTTCAGATGATGAATTTATAGAAGAGTTTAATTTTGAAATCGATGATGTTCCATTAACAAGTTACACAAATTCAGTCGAACCAGATAATTTCTTTGATCCGATGCCGAATCAAGTGAGTGAGGGGTTGGGCGAAGAAATTGCTGGGGCTTTTAATGATCAAGTAAATGATTATGACGATTATGCGATCGCATCAGAGTTGGAAATTCAATCATCTTCAATAGATCTATCTAAGCAGCAATCAACAGAATTCACTTTTGAAATCAATGAAAGCTTGTCGATGGAATCACCTGATTTAGCTGAATTAGATGATTTTGCGGAAAGTTCTTCTAATGGCTTATTTGATGATAGTCCCATCAATGAAAGTGAAGGATTGATCAATCCATTCGATACTTTTGCAAATATTCAAGGCGATGAGTCTTTTGTCCAAGAAGCTCAAGGTATCTCTTCACCAGACTTGCCTGATGAGCAATTTGAAGATTTGTCTTCATTGTTTAATGTGATTGAAGAAGATGCGGTAGCAGATCTGGGCGATCAATACGACCAATTCGGACTTGATCAAAATGAAACAGATAGTCTAGTGGAACAAGCTAATGAGTTAGAATCAATCTGGCAGACTGATTCCTCAGGCTCAGATGAGTCAGACTTGTCTGCGATCTTTCACGCAAGTGCAAGCCCAGCCAACGAGCAAGTCTCCGAAGCATTTGACTTTTCTACAAATCTTCAAGAAGAAGATTCTTTCTCTTCAGAAATAGACCTGCAAGAATCGCCAGTATTAGATCTATCTGATCAACAGTTAGTAGAAATTCCTGATGAGCTTTCTGAGGACTTCTCCTTTGAAATAGAGGAAGATTTGCCAACTCAGCAAATGGATGCAGCATATACTACATTCTCTACTGAAGCCGAAGACATTAGCGCATCAGCCCTGACAGAATCAGAGCTAGCATTTCCTTCATTTACTGAAGCCGAAGACATAAGTGCATCAGCCCTGACAGAATCAGAGCTAGCATTTCCTTCATTGATTGATGAAAGTGAAAATATAGAAGAGGAATTTATAGGATCGGAGACTGATGACGCGATCGCATCAGTTTTTGGCGAAATCTCTAACATTCAGGAAGATTTGACTGAAGGTCAGTCTTCTTTTGCATCTGATAGCTTTAGTTCGACCTTTGATCTGCCAGATTTGTCAAACATGGAAGAAAATGATGATGCATTAATGAATGAAATGTTTGATTTTGGCATATCGAATGAAGCAGATGATTTTGGGGCTCCAATAAATTCGTTGGAGGAAGAATCTCCTATAACTTTTGATGAACTCATACTGAATGAGTCAGAAGCAGATTTGTCCTCAGTATTTAGTGACAATCTAGAGCAAGGAACAGAATTAAGCTTAAGCTATCAAGAATTTATCAGCAATTCTGAAGACAACGTTGACTTAGATGAGAATACCTCAACTTTTGCAGCTTTGACTGGAGGTTTAGAATCTGAGGACGAATCGATCAAGTTTAGTGAACTGATGGATGCGGAAAACTTTGCGGACAACGCTTTAGTTTTAGAAGATTCAATTGTTTTTGAGGCGATCTCAGATGGAGCAAACGATCTAGATGTAGAATCTTCAGGAGATTCTCTAGGCTTTAGTATCTCTGAGGCTAGTAGTTTTGGCATAGATTCAGTAAATTCTGAATCTATGCCAGATCTTTCTCTGGATTTATCGGATAGTTGGCTTGATGCAGTTACTGAAGACAGAGATGTAAATAGAGCAAAATTCACTGATTCAGATGATGATCTGTCCATTGGATACCCAGATGAAGATGAAGTTAGTGCCGCGTCAGATGGCGATATCTATGGGTTTGCTGATAATCTACTAGAAAGTCTCATGGATGAATCAGATGAAGAATTTGACAATCTATCTATGGATTTACCAGATTTGCAAACATTGCCACACTTACCTAATCTTAATAATGATTCTTTAGAGACTGAAGATAGTAATATTGAATTAGAAAGCGAGCATGAGTTTGACTTTTCTGCTTTTGACTTGCCAATAGAAGATTCAATCAATACAGCTAGAGCCGAAATTGATGATTTTCTGTCAGGCAACTTAGATATTGAGGAAGAGAAAATTGAGAAGAAGATTCCTCCTAAGAAAGTTGAGCCAGACAATTTAGGATCAGTTTAA
- a CDS encoding ankyrin repeat domain-containing protein — protein sequence MSESLPLIYDGQTAKYFGSVDPQFLEDAHSQISEVAQIFINQGLDYLGKITSSEFANVEIYALATPDQSIVVSLMATKTGLGGIDCVSKFADDSFLTTTTTKVLEHAYDEQKLYRVSFAGASATDLFAQHQLYIEDFVERCGAVQAVFTDLLAIAQMIEEYTIRQQSNTGHIFLQLAGGFAQAQVNLVMNDDSSHKEDDEEDFIEDEDDPEDDGEFTEDDDFDQTDLSSAIRKNNFPLLQRLLEDGADPNEDMEDDYRAIMEAAFHGNLEMVKLLVAYGADVSAWGQGETAIMSAAHGQHQAIYDYLYPLVDAETRRYADKHGQKALDNARKRQSRLANKIGEKLGEAAMYGKLAEVQKLLASGADPNIITECGKSPLMLAAMYGHKNVISALLKAGTDPNLAGDEEFDEGMTALMYIASSFFASNRAEVIKFLVEHGANVDLQNDKGKTALMVAGENTDAVKALIEMGANLDLRDNEGNTAMMSGSWSVQGLLRRAGASEEGLNDVALVEASRNGNLIKVEELIQAGANVNYRDGRALVAAAGEGHLDIVDRLIRAGADVNLGWKSGFTPIASAAYRGYLNVVQKLLAEGANPFQRTHDDEFDDALDYARRGQYEGHHKERDSDYTAIIELLESQSKAAMVKDI from the coding sequence ATGAGTGAATCTCTTCCCTTGATTTATGACGGTCAAACTGCAAAGTATTTTGGTTCCGTAGATCCCCAATTCCTTGAAGATGCTCATTCCCAAATTAGTGAAGTGGCGCAAATATTCATAAATCAAGGTTTGGACTATCTGGGTAAAATTACTTCTTCAGAGTTTGCGAATGTTGAGATATATGCATTGGCAACGCCAGACCAATCTATTGTGGTTTCCCTAATGGCAACCAAGACAGGATTAGGTGGAATTGATTGTGTTTCTAAATTTGCTGATGACAGTTTCTTAACCACAACGACTACCAAGGTTCTTGAACATGCCTACGATGAGCAGAAGCTATATCGAGTTTCTTTTGCTGGCGCAAGTGCCACAGATTTATTTGCTCAACATCAACTTTATATCGAAGATTTTGTAGAACGTTGTGGTGCAGTTCAGGCGGTATTTACTGATTTGTTAGCGATCGCGCAAATGATCGAAGAATATACTATTCGTCAGCAATCCAATACTGGGCATATATTTCTGCAATTGGCTGGTGGGTTTGCCCAAGCACAAGTTAATCTGGTGATGAATGATGATAGTAGTCATAAAGAAGATGACGAAGAAGATTTTATTGAGGATGAGGACGATCCCGAAGATGATGGAGAATTTACAGAGGACGACGATTTTGATCAAACAGATTTAAGTTCAGCGATCAGGAAAAATAACTTTCCCCTTTTACAAAGGCTACTAGAAGATGGTGCAGATCCTAATGAGGATATGGAGGATGACTATCGAGCAATCATGGAAGCGGCTTTTCATGGAAATTTAGAAATGGTGAAGCTTTTGGTAGCTTATGGTGCGGATGTGAGCGCTTGGGGTCAGGGCGAAACAGCAATTATGAGCGCGGCTCATGGTCAGCATCAAGCCATATACGACTATCTCTATCCACTTGTTGATGCAGAAACTCGTCGCTACGCCGATAAACATGGACAGAAAGCATTAGACAATGCCCGAAAACGTCAATCTCGTTTGGCAAACAAAATCGGCGAAAAGTTGGGAGAGGCTGCCATGTATGGGAAATTAGCTGAAGTTCAGAAATTATTGGCATCTGGGGCTGATCCGAATATCATTACTGAATGTGGCAAAAGTCCCTTGATGCTGGCTGCGATGTATGGGCATAAAAATGTCATATCAGCCCTATTGAAGGCGGGTACTGACCCAAATCTCGCTGGCGATGAAGAGTTTGATGAAGGAATGACAGCATTAATGTATATTGCCAGTAGCTTTTTTGCCTCCAATCGAGCGGAGGTAATTAAGTTTCTTGTGGAGCATGGTGCTAATGTTGATCTTCAAAATGACAAGGGAAAAACCGCACTGATGGTGGCGGGTGAGAATACAGATGCAGTGAAAGCTTTGATAGAAATGGGAGCCAATCTCGATCTCAGAGATAACGAAGGCAATACTGCCATGATGTCAGGGAGTTGGTCAGTACAAGGTTTATTACGACGAGCAGGAGCTTCTGAAGAAGGGCTAAATGATGTTGCCCTAGTAGAAGCATCGCGTAATGGCAACCTCATCAAGGTAGAGGAACTAATCCAAGCAGGGGCGAATGTGAATTATAGGGATGGTCGAGCCTTAGTTGCTGCTGCTGGAGAAGGGCATTTGGATATTGTCGATCGCCTGATTAGGGCAGGAGCCGATGTCAATTTAGGATGGAAATCAGGATTTACTCCCATTGCTAGTGCCGCCTATAGAGGATACTTAAATGTTGTCCAGAAATTATTAGCCGAGGGAGCTAATCCCTTTCAACGTACCCATGATGATGAATTTGATGATGCTTTGGACTATGCAAGAAGAGGACAATATGAAGGACATCATAAAGAGAGAGATTCTGATTATACCGCTATTATCGAGCTATTAGAATCACAATCTAAGGCTGCAATGGTGAAAGACATTTGA
- a CDS encoding chemotaxis protein CheW, translated as MSISEISKANAVEKLLNQLVAPSNRYIVAKVGDRSVTFPDVLVSEIIIIDRNAIVSLPFYETAIIGVTHHQANVMPLLLLRLLMGEQRTLITESLTAVRLSKIADDLGGKNLGGVGVIVDRVIGSLTIDEYQEINIYSSELAQPTLPSISSSNSPKKTNQIVANIKENEYTPIEIILSSIPTHIWQPQRWNLSS; from the coding sequence ATGAGTATTTCTGAGATTAGCAAAGCTAATGCAGTAGAGAAATTGTTAAATCAGCTAGTTGCACCAAGTAACCGATATATTGTGGCAAAGGTTGGCGATCGCTCAGTTACTTTTCCAGATGTACTAGTATCAGAAATTATTATTATTGATCGCAATGCAATCGTATCTTTACCCTTTTATGAAACAGCAATTATTGGTGTAACGCATCATCAGGCAAATGTAATGCCATTGTTGTTATTACGATTGCTAATGGGCGAACAACGCACTTTAATCACGGAATCTTTGACGGCGGTGAGGCTAAGCAAAATTGCTGACGATTTGGGGGGCAAAAATTTGGGTGGGGTTGGTGTAATCGTAGATCGGGTGATTGGCAGCCTAACTATTGATGAGTATCAAGAAATAAATATTTATTCTTCAGAGCTAGCTCAGCCAACGCTTCCATCGATTTCTTCATCTAACTCTCCAAAAAAAACAAATCAAATAGTAGCGAATATTAAGGAGAACGAGTATACTCCCATTGAAATTATCTTATCTAGTATTCCTACCCACATTTGGCAGCCGCAACGTTGGAATCTTTCAAGCTAA